A genomic segment from Nitrospirota bacterium encodes:
- a CDS encoding RluA family pseudouridine synthase, which translates to MPIVKILKVSPYSDSKRIDQYITNLLPFSRTAIQKLLKLNLITVNSETVKTNYKVRPDDEIRIEIPGPTPLPLQPEDISIDIVYEDEHLLIVNKPSGMVVHPSPGHYSGTLVHALLHHCKDLTGIGGRERPGIVHRLDKDTSGVLVIAKSDPVHRHLSNQFKQRTVLKVYIALVHGVMKKNRGEIDLPIGRDTRDRKKFSSRTVNPKHAKTFFRVLKRFKNATLLELKPETGRTHQLRVHLSHLHHPVAGDSFYGGRGYSNIGSVKIDRLMLHAMKLGFIHPVTEKYMEFEPPLPAGMKDIIECFNGQNQ; encoded by the coding sequence ATGCCGATTGTAAAGATACTCAAGGTATCTCCTTACAGTGACTCCAAACGGATAGACCAGTACATAACAAATCTGTTACCGTTCTCACGAACTGCAATCCAGAAGTTGTTAAAATTAAATCTTATCACGGTTAATAGTGAAACCGTTAAGACAAACTATAAGGTTCGTCCGGACGATGAAATCAGGATTGAAATTCCGGGACCGACCCCCCTGCCTTTGCAGCCTGAGGATATATCAATAGATATCGTGTACGAGGATGAACATCTATTAATAGTCAATAAACCATCTGGCATGGTTGTGCATCCTTCCCCCGGTCATTACAGCGGTACACTTGTCCATGCCCTTCTTCATCACTGTAAAGATTTAACTGGAATAGGCGGTCGTGAGCGGCCAGGTATTGTTCACAGGCTGGATAAAGACACATCCGGTGTTCTTGTTATTGCTAAGAGCGACCCTGTCCACCGTCATTTATCAAATCAGTTCAAACAACGCACGGTCTTAAAGGTTTATATAGCATTGGTTCACGGTGTAATGAAGAAAAACCGGGGAGAGATTGACCTTCCCATTGGCAGAGATACCAGGGACAGAAAGAAGTTCTCTTCACGGACAGTGAATCCTAAACATGCAAAGACCTTTTTCAGGGTATTAAAGCGATTTAAGAATGCAACACTTTTAGAGCTGAAACCCGAGACAGGAAGGACACATCAGTTGAGGGTTCACCTGTCCCACCTTCACCACCCTGTTGCTGGTGATAGTTTTTACGGGGGAAGGGGCTATTCAAATATAGGCAGCGTGAAGATAGACAGGCTAATGCTGCATGCGATGAAACTCGGATTTATCCACCCTGTTACAGAGAAATACATGGAATTTGAACCTCCTCTTCCTGCCGGGATGAAGGACATCATAGAGTGCTTTAACGGACAAAATCAGTAA
- the lspA gene encoding signal peptidase II: MNKYLLLTLVAGGVTIIDQLSKYAVQHMLTLHDPMEVIAGFFNITYIFNPGAAFGLFGNISETARMIILVGISLIAFAILFYIYIKIRERDNLILVPIALIIGGALGNLIDRIRFQMVVDFLDFYWGHFHWPAFNIADAAITVGTLILVITILFTKKRHILNV; this comes from the coding sequence ATGAATAAATACTTGCTATTGACACTGGTTGCCGGCGGGGTTACTATTATAGATCAGTTATCCAAGTATGCAGTACAACATATGCTGACCCTTCACGATCCGATGGAGGTAATAGCTGGGTTCTTTAATATCACTTACATATTCAATCCAGGGGCGGCATTTGGACTTTTCGGCAATATTAGTGAAACAGCAAGAATGATCATACTGGTTGGAATTTCGTTAATTGCATTTGCAATCCTTTTTTACATATACATAAAGATCAGGGAAAGGGATAATCTAATCCTGGTACCTATTGCCTTGATAATCGGGGGCGCATTAGGTAATCTCATTGACCGGATTAGATTTCAGATGGTGGTAGATTTCCTTGATTTTTACTGGGGACATTTCCACTGGCCTGCTTTCAATATAGCAGACGCAGCTATAACAGTGGGAACGTTAATACTGGTTATTACCATACTATTTACGAAGAAAAGACACATATTAAATGTCTGA
- a CDS encoding tetratricopeptide repeat protein, which produces MNKAWERLFSKAIMTLEEGNWLRAVQYLKRSCELYPDQVDAHCELADIYLQLGHLDAAHEVVQQALAVDPLDASCNFLLGNIYLAQGRLRDALKIYLYLEKMTDEPTPELLFNIASAFDKKGDKKKALNYSIYATEEDPSYIEAYELTGRLFFEMGELPEAKSAYQEILTIERNNANARQMLYVIYTRENRISEIK; this is translated from the coding sequence ATGAATAAGGCATGGGAAAGATTATTCAGCAAAGCAATAATGACTCTTGAAGAAGGGAACTGGCTCCGGGCCGTACAGTATCTCAAGAGGTCATGTGAACTTTACCCCGATCAGGTAGATGCCCATTGTGAGCTTGCTGATATATATTTACAACTTGGACATCTTGATGCTGCGCATGAGGTTGTACAACAGGCGCTGGCGGTTGATCCGTTAGATGCATCCTGCAATTTTCTTCTTGGCAATATCTACCTGGCACAGGGAAGACTGAGAGATGCACTTAAGATATATCTTTATCTGGAAAAGATGACTGATGAACCTACCCCTGAACTCCTTTTTAACATTGCCAGTGCCTTTGATAAAAAAGGAGACAAAAAAAAGGCCCTTAATTACTCAATTTATGCTACTGAGGAGGATCCTTCTTATATAGAGGCGTATGAGCTTACAGGCAGGCTTTTTTTTGAGATGGGGGAATTGCCTGAGGCAAAAAGCGCTTATCAGGAAATACTGACGATTGAGAGAAACAATGCAAATGCCCGCCAGATGTTATATGTTATTTATACCAGAGAGAACCGGATCTCAGAAATAAAATAG
- a CDS encoding YfhL family 4Fe-4S dicluster ferredoxin has protein sequence MALLINEECIACAACLPECPNEAISEGDIYIIDPDKCTECVGHYDEPQCVAVCPVDNCIVADPDHKESKDDLQAKYERLTGSK, from the coding sequence ATGGCGCTGCTTATTAACGAAGAATGTATTGCCTGTGCTGCTTGTTTGCCTGAGTGTCCTAATGAGGCAATAAGTGAAGGGGATATTTATATAATAGACCCGGACAAATGTACCGAATGCGTTGGACATTATGATGAACCTCAATGCGTTGCGGTATGCCCGGTTGACAACTGTATTGTAGCGGACCCAGATCATAAGGAATCAAAGGATGATCTTCAGGCCAAGTACGAAAGACTAACGGGTTCCAAATAA